Proteins from a single region of Gammaproteobacteria bacterium:
- the cphA gene encoding cyanophycin synthetase, which yields MKIVSTNIYVGPNIYAHFPVIRHVLDLGDLEDWPTGRLGTGFIDPLLQYLPGLQEHGCSYKEPGGFVRRLKEDEGTWLGHVMEHVAIELQNIAGYPVTFGRTRSIDDQPGHYDMVFQYHDDAVGREASQLSLALLHSLLPAELKLDDAPGDDWEFAEERDSFIRYAQSRAFGPSTASLVRAAEERGIPWIRLNRQSLVQFGHGKYQQRIQATTTGNTSNIAVELASDKEETNNILRDLGLPVPKQRLVQNSSDAKRAAAQIGFPVVLKPLAGNHGRGVSINLKTNDEVEVAFDKSREHDRNVIVESYLEGYDHRLLVVNGDLVAAAKRVPGHVVGDGSQSIEQLVGIVNEDPRRGVGHEKVLTRLELDHQAERLLAKLGYDRDTVPKDGEIVYLRSTANLSTGGTAIDVTDTIHPDNREMAIRTIKAIGLDIGGVDFLTKDITESYRETGGGICEVNAGPGFRMHVAPSEGTPRDVAGPVLDMLFPPDSPSRIPIAAVTGTNGKTTTSRMLAHILKMRGLTVGLTSTDGIYIDGQLRVPGDMTGPLSAKIILRDPSVDAAVMETARGGMLRSGLGFQECNVAACLNVAADHLGLKGINTLEQLAEIKRVPIEIAKDAAVLNADDTHCLQMADYTNAATLCYVTMNPGHSLVKQHIRAGGQAFVLEEGMNGHMITIYDKESHIPLLWTHLIPATIEGRAIHNVQNAMFAAALAYNMDIGLEDIRHGLRTFDTTFFQTPGRMNIYDEHPFKVILDYAHNPAAVRAMCNLVDRFEPEGKRIVVLSAPGDRRDEDIREIAEIATGHFDHFICRCDDNRRGRGDDEVAVMLKNKLLEEGVSTDQIEVIPDEQEATTRALEAAGPDDLLLVLADAIKRTWKQIIYFNSGALVEDAPKRSSVSIELPDTEDFNFDDNLEIISDERGVRIAREAGD from the coding sequence ATGAAAATCGTCAGTACCAACATCTATGTTGGGCCTAATATTTATGCACACTTCCCGGTAATCCGGCATGTTCTCGATTTGGGTGATCTGGAGGACTGGCCGACAGGCCGACTGGGTACGGGCTTCATTGATCCGTTACTTCAATATCTACCTGGGTTGCAGGAACACGGCTGCTCCTACAAGGAACCCGGCGGGTTCGTGCGCCGACTGAAGGAGGACGAGGGCACGTGGCTCGGGCATGTTATGGAGCACGTCGCGATCGAGTTGCAGAATATTGCCGGCTATCCGGTGACTTTCGGCCGTACGCGTTCGATCGACGACCAGCCCGGCCACTACGACATGGTCTTTCAATACCACGACGATGCAGTCGGTCGCGAAGCGAGCCAGTTGTCTCTGGCGTTGCTCCATAGCCTCCTGCCGGCCGAATTGAAACTAGACGATGCGCCCGGCGACGATTGGGAATTCGCCGAAGAACGGGACAGCTTCATTCGCTACGCGCAGAGTCGTGCATTTGGTCCGAGTACCGCATCGCTGGTACGTGCTGCAGAAGAGCGCGGCATACCCTGGATTCGCCTGAACCGGCAAAGCCTCGTGCAATTCGGTCACGGCAAGTACCAGCAACGCATCCAGGCGACAACGACTGGTAACACCAGCAATATCGCCGTTGAACTTGCATCGGACAAAGAGGAAACCAACAATATTCTCCGCGATCTTGGATTGCCGGTGCCGAAGCAGCGACTAGTGCAGAACTCGAGTGACGCAAAACGCGCGGCGGCGCAAATCGGTTTTCCTGTCGTATTGAAACCACTCGCCGGTAATCATGGGCGCGGCGTCTCCATCAATCTGAAAACGAACGATGAAGTTGAAGTCGCGTTTGATAAATCAAGAGAGCACGATCGCAACGTCATCGTGGAGAGTTATCTCGAGGGCTACGATCACAGGCTGCTCGTCGTCAATGGCGACCTCGTTGCTGCAGCCAAGCGCGTCCCGGGCCATGTCGTCGGCGATGGCAGTCAATCGATCGAGCAGCTTGTGGGAATCGTTAATGAAGATCCGCGGCGTGGCGTTGGTCATGAGAAGGTGCTGACACGGCTGGAATTGGACCACCAGGCGGAGCGCCTGCTGGCAAAACTGGGCTACGACCGCGATACGGTTCCAAAGGACGGGGAGATTGTTTATCTGCGATCGACCGCGAACCTGTCAACCGGCGGTACGGCGATCGACGTAACAGACACCATTCATCCTGACAATCGCGAGATGGCAATTCGCACCATCAAAGCAATCGGCCTGGATATCGGTGGCGTCGATTTCCTCACTAAAGACATCACCGAGTCATACCGTGAAACAGGCGGCGGCATATGCGAAGTAAATGCGGGGCCCGGTTTCCGAATGCATGTTGCACCGAGTGAAGGCACACCACGAGACGTAGCCGGCCCGGTGCTCGACATGCTCTTTCCACCGGACTCCCCCAGCCGTATCCCGATTGCTGCAGTGACCGGCACGAATGGAAAGACGACAACGTCACGCATGCTTGCCCACATTCTGAAGATGCGCGGCTTGACCGTCGGCCTGACGTCAACAGACGGTATCTATATCGACGGGCAACTCAGAGTTCCGGGTGACATGACGGGCCCGCTATCGGCGAAGATAATTCTACGGGATCCGTCTGTTGACGCAGCCGTCATGGAAACGGCTCGTGGCGGCATGTTGCGCAGCGGGCTGGGATTCCAAGAGTGTAACGTCGCTGCCTGCCTCAATGTTGCTGCAGATCATCTGGGCCTAAAGGGCATCAATACGCTCGAGCAGTTGGCCGAAATCAAACGTGTCCCGATAGAGATCGCCAAGGACGCGGCCGTCCTCAATGCCGACGATACGCATTGCCTGCAAATGGCGGACTACACCAACGCGGCAACGCTTTGCTATGTGACGATGAATCCCGGGCATTCGCTGGTCAAACAGCATATTCGTGCCGGTGGGCAGGCCTTCGTGCTCGAAGAGGGCATGAATGGCCACATGATCACGATTTACGATAAGGAAAGCCATATTCCACTGCTTTGGACACACCTGATTCCCGCAACGATTGAAGGCCGGGCAATTCACAATGTGCAAAATGCGATGTTTGCCGCTGCGCTCGCCTACAACATGGATATTGGGCTCGAGGATATCCGCCACGGGCTCCGAACCTTTGACACGACGTTTTTTCAAACACCGGGCCGCATGAATATTTATGACGAACATCCATTCAAGGTCATTCTCGATTACGCGCATAATCCCGCCGCCGTTCGGGCAATGTGCAATCTGGTCGATCGTTTCGAGCCTGAAGGAAAACGCATCGTGGTGCTGTCTGCTCCCGGTGATCGGCGAGATGAAGACATCAGAGAAATAGCCGAAATCGCTACCGGACACTTCGATCATTTCATCTGCCGCTGCGACGACAACCGTCGCGGACGTGGTGATGATGAAGTCGCGGTCATGCTCAAGAACAAACTGCTCGAGGAAGGTGTTTCGACGGATCAGATCGAAGTTATTCCAGACGAACAGGAGGCAACGACGCGGGCACTCGAGGCAGCGGGGCCCGACGATCTGCTTTTGGTTCTTGCCGATGCTATCAAGCGCACTTGGAAGCAGATTATCTATTTCAATTCCGGCGCTTTGGTCGAGGACGCACCTAAGAGATCGTCGGTGAGCATCGAACTGCCGGACACCGAAGACTTCAATTTTGACGACAACCTCGAAATCATCAGTGACGAGCGCGGCGTTCGTATAGCCCGGGAAGCCGGCGACTAG
- a CDS encoding class I SAM-dependent methyltransferase codes for MPKTNVSHSYQATSLEEQQAAYDRWAKEYEFDLCAMGYRIPAVIAAVFTRFVASGTAPILDAGCGGGIQSEALAMLGYGPMTGIDLSEGMLHIARDKGIYAELHQMTLGERLRFSDDTFAAVLSSGTITPKHAPAHSFDELIRVAMPGASIVFSLRDDPTQEPAYPEALLRLTASGAWRETFVTESFKSMPYGEPEISHRVHVYEVS; via the coding sequence ATGCCCAAAACGAACGTTTCTCACTCCTACCAGGCAACCAGCCTGGAAGAACAGCAGGCGGCCTATGACCGGTGGGCCAAGGAATATGAGTTTGACCTTTGCGCCATGGGTTATCGGATACCCGCGGTGATTGCTGCCGTCTTTACACGATTCGTTGCGTCGGGTACGGCACCGATTCTCGATGCCGGGTGCGGGGGTGGTATCCAGAGCGAAGCACTTGCCATGCTGGGCTATGGGCCGATGACGGGTATCGATCTATCCGAAGGGATGCTCCACATTGCCCGTGATAAAGGGATCTATGCAGAACTACATCAGATGACACTCGGCGAACGACTGAGGTTTAGTGACGATACGTTTGCTGCTGTGCTGTCGAGCGGAACGATCACTCCGAAACATGCGCCGGCCCACAGTTTTGATGAACTGATTAGGGTGGCAATGCCGGGTGCATCCATTGTTTTCAGTTTGCGTGATGACCCTACTCAGGAGCCCGCCTACCCAGAAGCACTGTTGCGCCTGACGGCATCAGGCGCTTGGCGCGAGACCTTTGTGACAGAAAGTTTTAAAAGTATGCCTTATGGGGAACCCGAGATATCCCATCGAGTTCATGTCTACGAGGTAAGCTGA
- a CDS encoding DUF1127 domain-containing protein — MAKTPPNTDPIVSDWLAANDDVYIPRNREKPVLTVLDGKEFAYLDYHSAVQMGKKLQAEAFAQSFSAMGRGIKRFLSSTVPSLARSLWRRLKSNHQTGLAVAELSRLSPELLKDIGLTAGDISVVASGRIRTDELSEIRRSGWPY; from the coding sequence ATGGCTAAAACGCCTCCCAACACCGATCCAATCGTCTCCGATTGGCTGGCGGCTAATGATGACGTCTATATCCCCCGAAACCGTGAAAAACCCGTTCTCACAGTCTTAGATGGCAAAGAATTTGCTTATCTGGACTACCATTCGGCTGTTCAGATGGGGAAAAAACTGCAGGCCGAAGCCTTCGCGCAATCTTTCAGTGCGATGGGTCGCGGAATCAAGCGATTCCTGTCCTCAACCGTACCCAGCCTGGCCCGATCCTTGTGGCGTCGACTGAAATCTAATCACCAGACTGGTCTTGCGGTTGCTGAGCTGTCCCGCCTTTCGCCTGAGCTACTTAAGGACATCGGCCTGACAGCCGGGGATATCTCGGTCGTTGCGTCCGGTCGGATCAGGACTGACGAGCTGAGTGAGATTCGTCGTTCTGGCTGGCCGTATTGA
- a CDS encoding urea carboxylase-associated family protein produces the protein METLVIPAGEGRAFHLSEGQGLRIITPKGQQSADFFAFCADDISEWLSPPHTWMPTRALHPRVGDTFLSRFRQPMLDFVEDGADGIHDLIIAPCDAIRYKQFGVEGHHRSCAENLEIAMGELGHEVIVTPLAVNFFTNTTVEDGFMFNTPAAPVVKPGGYVVLKARMGLICAVSSCPYDLVGPGWAINAPDGPTEIVVELL, from the coding sequence ATGGAAACACTGGTTATTCCAGCGGGCGAAGGCCGCGCGTTTCACCTTAGTGAGGGTCAGGGTCTGCGCATCATCACCCCTAAGGGCCAGCAGTCCGCCGACTTCTTTGCCTTTTGCGCCGACGACATCAGCGAGTGGTTATCACCCCCCCATACCTGGATGCCGACACGCGCGCTACACCCTCGGGTCGGCGACACTTTTCTAAGTCGCTTCCGCCAGCCGATGCTTGATTTTGTCGAGGACGGGGCCGATGGCATCCACGACCTGATCATCGCCCCCTGCGATGCCATTCGCTACAAGCAGTTCGGCGTCGAGGGTCATCACAGGAGCTGCGCTGAGAACCTCGAAATAGCGATGGGTGAACTGGGTCATGAGGTCATCGTGACCCCCCTCGCAGTAAATTTCTTCACCAACACAACGGTGGAGGACGGCTTCATGTTCAATACACCGGCTGCACCCGTGGTCAAGCCGGGTGGCTATGTCGTGCTGAAGGCACGCATGGGCCTCATCTGCGCCGTCTCCTCTTGCCCCTACGACCTGGTAGGGCCTGGTTGGGCGATCAACGCGCCCGATGGACCAACGGAGATCGTCGTTGAACTGCTCTGA
- the alr gene encoding alanine racemase yields MSDHTENLMVLDLKALASNLDYIKHLAGPEKQVIVSIKANAYGHDVRLVAGALQEKQVDMLATGNIEDARALRTCGVDTPLLLFAYATAENTIDAAKDGFISTIPNLASAISLNAISPVQIPVYLKIDCGLGRLGVPLSKAKEFVTKIFQLEKLKVEGIYTHVPFPEVASGAWAQEKLNQFDEFIEALESDGYSIPVTQAMASCCVLAGLRDESSAICIGHALYGLSPFSSEQAPTFRHLRPVTHSVSSTLIHIGHHEKGSDIAAGGLYGTANAHVVGVLPLGAAMGMRPPADNKEMFVLVRGKKCPVMAVSLEHISINLDNIENVAIGDKVTIIGQDGDESLSLDELADVWQVTPLQALMSISGKFSVKSI; encoded by the coding sequence ATGAGTGATCACACAGAAAATCTGATGGTACTTGATCTGAAGGCGCTGGCTTCGAACCTTGACTATATCAAGCATCTAGCCGGACCTGAAAAGCAGGTGATCGTATCGATCAAGGCAAATGCTTATGGGCATGACGTAAGACTTGTCGCTGGCGCTCTTCAGGAAAAGCAAGTCGATATGCTGGCCACCGGAAATATTGAAGACGCCAGAGCTTTGCGCACATGCGGTGTAGACACACCGTTACTGCTTTTTGCCTATGCAACGGCAGAAAACACGATAGACGCCGCGAAGGACGGGTTTATTTCGACTATCCCTAATCTTGCGTCTGCGATTTCACTTAATGCGATCAGTCCTGTCCAGATACCCGTCTATCTAAAAATAGATTGCGGCCTGGGTCGACTAGGCGTCCCCCTAAGTAAGGCAAAGGAGTTCGTTACCAAGATATTCCAGCTGGAGAAACTCAAAGTTGAAGGGATCTATACCCATGTCCCCTTCCCTGAAGTTGCGTCTGGCGCCTGGGCCCAAGAAAAGCTGAATCAATTCGATGAGTTTATAGAAGCCCTCGAGTCCGATGGGTATTCAATACCTGTAACCCAAGCAATGGCCAGTTGTTGCGTATTGGCCGGGTTACGTGACGAATCCAGCGCCATATGTATCGGCCATGCCCTTTATGGGCTGTCACCATTCTCATCAGAACAAGCACCAACTTTCCGGCACCTGCGACCTGTTACCCACTCTGTCTCCAGCACGCTGATCCATATTGGCCACCACGAAAAGGGATCGGACATTGCAGCCGGTGGACTCTACGGAACAGCAAATGCCCACGTTGTTGGCGTATTGCCTTTAGGTGCGGCTATGGGTATGAGACCACCCGCCGACAACAAGGAGATGTTTGTGCTTGTGCGAGGCAAGAAATGCCCAGTAATGGCTGTATCCTTAGAACATATATCGATCAACTTAGACAATATTGAGAATGTGGCTATCGGAGATAAAGTAACCATAATCGGCCAAGACGGTGACGAATCGCTATCATTGGATGAACTGGCAGACGTTTGGCAAGTGACGCCACTTCAAGCGCTAATGAGCATCTCCGGAAAATTTTCAGTCAAATCGATATAG
- a CDS encoding DUF411 domain-containing protein, producing the protein MNPAFSVEPTITVWKSASCGCCQRWVDYLQDDGFEVTAHNVDDVVSIKQKLGITNPALYSCHTAKVGGYIIEGHVPASDIRRLLDERPKLMGLAAPGMPQMSPGMLSIEPKGYDVLQFNTKQETSVFSSY; encoded by the coding sequence ATGAACCCGGCGTTCTCGGTCGAACCCACTATTACTGTATGGAAGTCGGCGAGTTGTGGTTGTTGCCAGCGATGGGTCGATTATCTGCAGGACGATGGATTTGAAGTAACAGCTCACAATGTTGACGATGTTGTTTCAATAAAGCAGAAGTTGGGAATTACCAATCCGGCGCTATATTCTTGCCATACGGCCAAGGTGGGCGGCTATATCATTGAGGGTCATGTCCCCGCATCAGATATTCGCCGACTATTGGATGAGCGCCCAAAATTGATGGGGCTTGCTGCACCGGGTATGCCGCAGATGTCCCCCGGCATGTTGAGTATCGAACCCAAAGGCTACGATGTTTTGCAATTTAATACGAAACAGGAAACCAGCGTGTTCTCCAGTTACTAG
- a CDS encoding GFA family protein codes for MKIQKRKGGCQCGVISYELLGPPITLYRCHCTDCQTASGSAFGMSMWVKKDDFKLTSGILKSFVRIADSNAKVESFFCGSCGVRIYAKAAVLDSEHIVLKPGTLQDTDDLRPSADIWIESKQEWFELPTDTKHFQGQPLPEELIGSYEEVKLS; via the coding sequence ATGAAGATCCAGAAAAGGAAAGGCGGCTGTCAATGCGGGGTAATTTCGTATGAATTGTTGGGTCCACCTATCACTTTATATCGTTGCCATTGCACTGATTGTCAAACCGCATCGGGTTCAGCATTTGGTATGAGCATGTGGGTGAAGAAAGATGATTTCAAACTCACTTCTGGCATTCTCAAATCATTCGTTAGAATTGCAGACAGTAATGCCAAGGTAGAGAGTTTCTTCTGTGGTTCTTGTGGCGTAAGGATCTATGCCAAAGCAGCGGTATTAGATTCCGAACACATAGTTTTGAAGCCGGGTACGCTTCAAGATACTGACGATCTACGTCCTTCTGCAGATATCTGGATTGAAAGCAAGCAAGAGTGGTTTGAGCTACCAACAGATACCAAGCATTTTCAAGGGCAACCACTTCCTGAGGAGTTAATTGGAAGTTATGAAGAAGTAAAACTTTCCTAA
- a CDS encoding mandelate racemase/muconate lactonizing enzyme family protein — protein sequence MVVEITTDTGVTGWGESCPFGLNYLEGFGGGALAALEELCPLLIGRNPLEIDAINWFMDATLTGHIYAKSAIDIACWDILGKTTGLPLYTLLGGMTNKAPLVRTSVNAAEGDLAAGIEAKRRQGFQVLTLKVGDDPVADAELTLAVAAQAQPGDRILADANGGWLLHEAMTYIHRIQDAPGVMIEQPCETVSDCVELGKRTNHPIVLDESIDDLGVLSSILTLKQVSAVNLKIERIGGITKTRQMRDLCLKAGCAMFVQEVGGAEITYAATTHLAHTIPEHLLLVATTIKVDKSLASGAPVMDRGRVRCNDGPGLGLEINADMLGDPQAMYK from the coding sequence GTGGTCGTAGAGATCACCACTGATACAGGAGTAACCGGTTGGGGCGAAAGTTGTCCATTCGGTCTCAATTATCTTGAAGGCTTTGGCGGCGGAGCACTTGCGGCTCTGGAGGAACTCTGCCCACTATTGATCGGTCGGAACCCACTAGAGATCGATGCGATCAACTGGTTCATGGACGCTACGCTCACCGGACATATCTATGCCAAGTCGGCAATTGATATCGCGTGCTGGGATATCCTTGGCAAAACCACGGGCCTTCCACTTTACACGCTGCTCGGTGGAATGACGAATAAGGCACCGCTGGTGAGAACAAGCGTCAACGCAGCCGAAGGTGATCTGGCCGCTGGTATCGAAGCAAAACGGAGGCAGGGATTTCAGGTTCTGACCCTCAAGGTTGGTGATGATCCGGTCGCAGACGCTGAACTTACACTGGCGGTTGCTGCGCAGGCACAACCGGGGGATCGCATATTGGCAGATGCGAATGGCGGCTGGTTGCTGCACGAAGCTATGACCTACATCCACCGCATTCAAGATGCTCCCGGGGTCATGATCGAGCAACCATGCGAAACGGTTTCCGACTGTGTTGAACTGGGCAAACGGACCAACCATCCGATTGTTCTTGATGAGAGTATTGATGACCTGGGTGTTCTCTCCAGTATCCTGACCCTCAAGCAAGTCTCGGCGGTGAATCTAAAAATTGAGCGAATTGGCGGGATCACCAAAACCCGCCAAATGCGCGACCTGTGTCTCAAAGCGGGATGTGCGATGTTTGTTCAAGAGGTGGGCGGAGCGGAAATCACCTACGCAGCAACTACCCACCTTGCCCACACAATTCCTGAACACCTCCTGCTCGTCGCAACGACAATAAAAGTGGACAAATCACTCGCCAGTGGCGCTCCGGTTATGGATAGAGGTCGTGTCCGATGCAACGACGGGCCGGGCCTTGGGTTAGAGATCAATGCAGATATGTTGGGCGACCCTCAGGCAATGTACAAATGA
- a CDS encoding Mur ligase: MEYIDARRLTGPSLLWNKPGTILDVCCSDEEADQLIPFWDTNIRRMLNAVGWADESTCSWRLSAGVSLAFSAPVDALYAASEINEWAWACCDSEFNGADVPDFDETVKRMRTVIAEEENPGLLKLEAAAEAHGVTFLSDDDKASVGQGTGSLTWPVRKLPEPDELDWDSLHDIPAGLITGTNGKTSTVRLATHIARASGKNVGLSSTDWIALNDRVIDRGDWSGPGGARIVLRQQDVDLGILETARGGLLRRGLGVMKADAALITNVAEDHLGDFGSQNLGELLNVKWIVSRAVETSGSLILNADDELLVAKSAEFPGVIVWFTLNPDNPTVKEHTRNGGLAFVLDGDSLLRVDGDSIEEICKSAEIPIALDGVASHNIANALAAAALTHCLGIPMSDIHEGLTSMSQDNNPGRSNVYSISDFKVLVDFAHNPHAMKALFNMAHALPAKRRLLAFAQAGDRTDESIRELARSAWSIGLDKVVVSELEAYARGRSRGEVFGIIRDELINCGARKDQIQHFMEETESLDAALDWAQPGDLIIMLALSDREAIQDKLKSLSSPR, translated from the coding sequence ATGGAGTACATTGACGCCCGCAGACTCACCGGGCCGAGCTTGTTGTGGAACAAGCCGGGCACGATCCTCGATGTTTGCTGCAGTGACGAGGAGGCCGATCAGCTTATCCCGTTCTGGGACACCAACATCCGCCGCATGCTCAATGCCGTCGGTTGGGCAGATGAATCCACCTGCAGCTGGCGCCTGTCCGCAGGCGTAAGCCTGGCTTTCTCTGCGCCGGTCGACGCGCTGTATGCTGCATCCGAGATCAACGAGTGGGCATGGGCATGTTGTGACAGTGAGTTCAACGGCGCGGATGTCCCGGATTTCGACGAGACTGTCAAGCGCATGCGCACAGTGATTGCCGAAGAGGAAAACCCTGGGCTGCTGAAGCTCGAAGCCGCTGCCGAGGCGCACGGTGTTACATTTCTTAGCGATGACGACAAGGCATCGGTTGGTCAGGGCACCGGCTCGCTAACCTGGCCAGTACGAAAACTACCTGAGCCTGACGAACTCGACTGGGACTCCCTGCATGACATACCTGCCGGGTTGATCACCGGCACCAACGGCAAGACGAGCACGGTGCGCCTTGCAACACACATTGCGCGTGCATCGGGCAAGAACGTCGGTCTAAGTTCGACAGACTGGATTGCGTTGAATGATCGGGTGATCGATCGTGGCGACTGGTCAGGACCCGGTGGTGCCAGAATCGTATTGCGTCAACAGGATGTCGACTTAGGAATTCTGGAAACAGCGAGAGGCGGGCTGTTGCGTCGCGGCTTGGGTGTAATGAAGGCAGATGCCGCACTGATTACCAATGTTGCGGAAGATCATCTCGGCGATTTCGGCTCGCAGAACCTTGGTGAATTGCTGAACGTCAAGTGGATCGTCAGTCGTGCTGTTGAAACGTCCGGCTCGCTCATCTTGAACGCCGACGACGAACTGCTTGTTGCGAAATCAGCCGAATTTCCGGGAGTGATAGTGTGGTTCACATTGAATCCGGACAATCCCACCGTCAAAGAACACACCAGGAACGGCGGCTTGGCGTTCGTGCTGGATGGCGATAGTTTGCTACGCGTCGACGGCGATTCGATCGAAGAAATCTGCAAGAGTGCAGAGATACCGATCGCGCTCGATGGGGTGGCGAGCCACAACATCGCCAATGCGCTGGCCGCAGCCGCGTTAACACACTGTCTCGGTATCCCAATGTCGGATATCCATGAAGGACTGACCTCGATGTCGCAGGACAACAATCCCGGCCGCAGCAACGTCTATTCGATTTCGGATTTCAAAGTGCTCGTGGATTTCGCACACAACCCTCACGCGATGAAGGCGCTGTTCAACATGGCGCACGCATTGCCTGCCAAACGCCGGCTACTCGCTTTCGCTCAGGCGGGCGATCGAACGGATGAGTCCATTCGTGAATTGGCGAGAAGCGCTTGGTCAATTGGCCTTGATAAAGTCGTCGTGTCGGAACTCGAGGCTTACGCGCGTGGCCGGTCAAGAGGAGAAGTGTTCGGCATTATTCGCGACGAGCTGATCAATTGTGGCGCAAGAAAGGACCAGATCCAGCACTTTATGGAAGAAACCGAGTCTCTCGATGCCGCCCTCGACTGGGCACAGCCCGGCGACCTGATCATCATGCTAGCTCTTAGCGACAGGGAGGCGATACAGGACAAGCTGAAATCGCTGTCGTCTCCGCGCTAG
- a CDS encoding cyanophycinase produces the protein MGPSNHTDEGERGFIIPIGGAEEKLHNPEILESFVEVCGGRSARIAIIPTASELEDTGRTYEKLFRKLGIKHVRVLQMQMREDCHSQKFLDYIEGAQGVFMTGGNQLRLSTTLGGTPVAQMIRRRNAGGMHVAGTSAGAAFMPEHMIAGGDEGNTPRMDMVTMAPGLGLTNSFIIDQHFRKRDRLGRLLTALAYNPFAVGIGLDENTAAFIKPGDCLEVVGSGGITIIDPSNLSYSSMDRAQKGEPVSLIDVKLHILIAGGRFEIASREAFVEPKE, from the coding sequence ATGGGTCCGTCGAATCACACAGACGAGGGTGAGCGTGGCTTCATCATCCCGATCGGTGGCGCCGAGGAAAAACTGCACAACCCGGAAATCCTGGAAAGCTTTGTCGAAGTTTGCGGCGGCAGGTCGGCCCGCATTGCGATCATACCCACTGCGTCCGAGCTCGAAGATACGGGCCGGACTTACGAGAAGCTATTCCGCAAACTCGGCATCAAGCATGTACGTGTCTTGCAGATGCAGATGCGCGAAGACTGCCACTCGCAGAAGTTTCTCGATTACATCGAGGGCGCCCAGGGTGTTTTTATGACGGGCGGAAACCAACTGCGACTGTCGACAACGCTGGGCGGAACACCCGTTGCACAGATGATTCGGCGCCGAAATGCCGGCGGCATGCACGTCGCGGGAACGTCAGCGGGTGCGGCATTCATGCCCGAACACATGATCGCGGGTGGCGACGAAGGCAACACGCCCAGGATGGACATGGTGACGATGGCCCCTGGCCTCGGCCTGACCAACAGCTTCATCATCGACCAGCATTTTCGCAAGAGAGACAGGCTCGGACGCCTTCTGACGGCGCTCGCTTACAACCCGTTTGCGGTCGGTATCGGGCTGGATGAAAACACGGCAGCTTTCATCAAGCCAGGCGACTGTCTCGAAGTCGTCGGCAGCGGCGGCATCACGATCATCGATCCGAGCAACCTTAGCTATTCTTCAATGGACCGTGCACAAAAGGGCGAACCTGTTAGCCTGATCGACGTAAAGCTGCATATACTGATAGCCGGCGGCCGCTTCGAGATTGCTTCCCGAGAAGCATTCGTAGAGCCAAAAGAATAA
- a CDS encoding accessory factor UbiK family protein, with the protein MAIGKFTTAVQAAKAIKSMLPDSFYENMKKYVETQVQSVIGKMNLVGREEYEEQNKQLRQLREKIETLEQSAAKPQQQTENKT; encoded by the coding sequence ATGGCGATTGGTAAATTCACGACAGCCGTTCAAGCCGCTAAAGCAATTAAAAGCATGTTGCCTGACAGTTTTTATGAGAACATGAAGAAATATGTTGAAACCCAAGTCCAGTCCGTAATTGGGAAAATGAACCTCGTGGGCCGGGAAGAATACGAGGAGCAGAACAAACAGTTACGTCAACTGCGCGAGAAAATCGAAACATTAGAACAGTCAGCCGCAAAACCCCAACAACAAACCGAGAACAAAACCTAG